A segment of the Hymenobacter volaticus genome:
TGGCGACGACGGCTACCGCCACTCCCACTCTATCGTAGCGGATTTCAGCACCAACGTCTGGTACGGGTGCGAGCCGGCCGGCTTGAAAGAGTACGTTTTCCGCCAGTGGCCCACCGTGAACCGCTACCCCGAGGTGTTGGCCGAAAGTCTGGCCACCCAAATAGCCGCCCACCACGACCTCGCGCCCACGCAAGTGCTGGTAAGTAGCGGCACCACCGAAAGCATCTACCTGGTGGCGCAAACCTGGGCCGGCGGCCGTAGCACGGTGCTCTCGCCGGCCTTCGCTGAATACGAAGATGCCTGCCGCCAACACGGCCACCGGTTGCAGTTTCTGGCTTGGGAAGAGTTGCAGCCTGATACTCCGCTAACCAGCGAGCTGCTGTTTGTTTGCAACCCCAACAACCCATCCGGCAGCGTGTTGGAGTTGGAGGTATTGGCAGCCTTACTAGCCGGTAATCCGCGCACGGTGCTCGTGCTCGATGAGGCGTTTATTGAATTTACGACCAGTGTCGCGACGGCTGTTCCTTTACTAAGCCAATTCGATAACCTGTTGATTATGCGCTCATTGACCAAGGCGTATGCAATTCCAGGTTTACGGCTTGGCTACGTACTGGCTTCCACTGCCCTCATCACCAAGCTCACCCAACACAAGGCGCCTTGGGCAGTGAATGCGCTAGCCGTGGCGGCCGGGCGCTTCTTGTTTGAAAACTACGAACAAGTGCAGTTGCCCCTTCCTCAGCTGCTGGCCGACAAAGCCATGCTGAGCGGTCAGCTGAGTCTAAACCCCGGCCTCATCATCTCACCGAGTCACACCCACTACTTCCTGGGCGCCACGCGGCACGGCATGGCGGCCGAGCTGAAGCGCTGGCTGTTATCCCACCACGGCCTGCTCATTCGGGATGCTGCCAACTTCCGGGGGCTGACCCCGGCTCACTTTCGCATTGGCACCCGCAGCCCTGCCGACAATCAACTCCTCGTAAACGCCCTGCAAGAATGGAGTACCGCTTCCTTCGCCTAGCCGTTCCACTGGCATCCGGCTACTTGCTGGACCGACTGCTGGCCGACCCTGAGAATTGGCCCCATCCGGTGCGCACCTACGGCCAACTCATTGCTGCTGGGGAGCAGCAGCTCAACCACGACTCGCAGCGTTTCGTGAAAGGAGCCGGGCTCACCATTGGCTTGGTGGGCGGCACATTCGTTTTGTTTAAACTGCTCGACAAGGTTTGGGAGCAAGCACCGCCCGCGTTAAGCATTGCTATTAACAGCGCCTGGGTTTTTTACGGGCTGGCCAATACCGGTTTAGTACGCGAGGGCCGGGCCGTGTTCGACGTGCTGGAGCGGGAAGGACTGGAAGCCGGCCGCCGCCAGCTAGCCCGTATTGTGGGCCGCGACACCGCCCAGCTCGACGCTCAACAAATCCGCACCGCGGTGCTGGAAAGTTTGGCTGAAAACCTAAGCGACGGGGTAGTAGCGCCCTTGTTCTACTACGCGCTGGCGGGCGTACCAGGCCTGATGGCCTACAAGATGGTAAACACCCTCGACTCGATGGTGGGCTACCGTAACCCGCGCTACGAGTTGTTCGGCAAGTTCGCCGCTCGCCTCGACGATGCAGTCAATTTAGTGCCCGCCCGCCTCACGGCCGGTTTGCTAGCCGCTTTAAGCGGAAGCAAGCGGGGTTGGCGCTTTATTTTCAAGTATGGGCACCAGCACAAGAGTCCCAACGCTGGCTATCCGGAAGCGGCGCTGGCCGGGGTGCTCGATTGCCGCTTCGGTGGCCCCAATTATTACCACGGACAGCTTGTGCCCAAACCCTACATCGGTAACAACCCCCGCTCCCTTGCTCCCGCTGAAATCAACCGCGTTGCTCGCCTCAACCACAGCGTGTGCGCCGTCGTGGTGGCGGGCATTTTGGGAATGTTTTGGTGGCAGTATAACCGCCGCTAAGCTTGAGCTTACTGGCTTGAAGCCAACAGTTTGGTTATGAAGGCAGCATCTTCACCCCAGTACAGGTGCACGTAGGACGCCCACACATTGCCATGCCGGTACACCTGGACCGGCACCGCTACGCCTTTGGCGTTGGTAATCTCCACTGGCGCGGCCATAAGGCCTTGGTCTTCGAGTTGGGAGTAGTGAAATTCGTGGCCTTTGATCTGTACGTCCTCCCATTCCAGGGCGCGGTAGCCCAACGTCAGTTTGGCGTTTGCCATAGAAGTGGTACCCGGGAGTACACCTGCCATAGCAAACGACTCCCTCTGGGCAGTGACGATGGCGCGTCCTAGGTACATCAGTCCGCCGCATTCCGCATAAGTTACGCCGCCCGCGGCGCAGTACGCCGCCACGCTAGCGCGCATGCTCTGGTTGGCGCTCAAGGTTTCGGCAAACAGCTCGGGATAACCGCCGGGCAAATACAGAAAATCGGTGCCGGCCGGCAGCTGCGCGTCAGTTAAGGGACTGAAATAAGTAACTTCACCAAATCCACTGAAAGCCAGTAGGTTTTGGTGGTAAGTGAAAGTAAAAGCTGCGTCGCGGGCCACAGCAATACGTCGGTGTTCTTGCCTTACTACTGCGGGCAAAACCGGCCCTGGCACCGGCGCAGGCGTACTGGCAACGGCCAGCAACTGATCCACGTCCACGGTGGCGGGCAGCGTGTCCGCCAAGGTCTCCAAAATGGTTTCGTATTGAAGGTTGGTGTCGATGGATAAGCCTAAGTGGCGCGAGGGAACAGTAAAAGCCAGGTTATTGGGCAAATAGCCGAGGGCCATTACGCCTACATCCTCACAGGCTTCGCGCAGAAAGTGGTAGTGCGAGGCAGTATTTACGAAGTTGAAAATGGCACCTACTAGCCGGATGCCTGGGTAAAAATTCTTGAACCCAAACAGCAGCGGCGCCACCGAGTAGGCCATGGCTTTGGCGTTGACCACCAAAATCACCGGAATGCCCAGCAATTCGGCCACGGCGGCCGCGCTGCCTTGCATGCGGTCGGCCCCGTCGAAGAGGCCCATCACGCCTTCAACCAAGGCTACATCAGCGGGAGTTAAGTAATCGGCGTAAGTGGCTTGCGCGTGCGCGGCCGAGGCCATAAACAAATCCAGATTAACGCTGGGTCGGCCGGCAGCCTGGGTGTGGTGGTGGGTATCAAGATAGTCGGGCCCGCACTTGAAGGGCTGCACCACGAGTCCACGCCGGGCTAGCACCCGCAGCAACCCCAACGTGAGGGTGGTTTTGCCATTGCCACTGCTCGGCGCGGCAATCAGAAATTGGGGCTTTGCAACGGCAGTAGACAAGGACACGGAAAGTGGTTAGTGAAGAGAATAATTAACATTCCCAGTTGCTTTGCTAATGGGGTATGATGGAAAGTACAGTTTGGCCAGCGTGCTGAATTCGAGGCCGTCCTTAGTCAAGTGCATGAAATTGCGTGGCTTAAGCCGCAGCCATTATTAATTGAACATATCCAAGAATACGGCCTAGGGCTAACTGCTTATCCAGCCGCTGCAACAGCCGGTACAACAATCCGCAAGGTGGTCCCGACACTGCATTAAACTGATAGCTTTACCGTCGGGAGTAGCACCCACTGACGCTTGATTCCACGCGTGTTGTTGAGGTAAAAAGGCTAATGCATGTTTGTTATAATACTCTATTCTTCACTTGATTATACCAATATTCAATTGCGAATTTGGCTTAAATCTGGAGCAAAGAATTTTTGTAAGATAGGTGGGCGTCGCAGGTTCTACAATCAGCAGGCGAGTATGTTTAGGCTCACTGCCTCCCGAGCTGCCCACTTCAAACAGTGCAGCGCGGCTGCTTTATGATGCTCAGTGAATTTGCTTTTTCAAGGATAATGCTTAACGATAATGCAAGGTTAATTCCCAACTTTTCAACTCACCGCTGAAAGCCCTACGGCGCGCTTAGCCACTCGTTCTGGGTAACCAGGATGCTCGTCCCGGCGTTAGAGGCGCCCGCCCCTTTGCTTAGCCACCTGCGACTCCAGCACCGCCGTCTGAATTATAGCGCTTCAAAGTGCTGGCATCCTCTTCTCGATAACTACCTCCGAATACTTGTTCGCCATGTCAGCTAGCCGTTTTCCAGCCGCTTGCAGCCCTCACTCAACGACCTCAATTACGTTGTGGGCCTGCTTTCAATAGCCAATAGCTTGAACAAGTTTCAGGAAAGTATAGCTACAACATATTGATTAACAGACCTATAACAAATTCCGCACGGCATACTTTTCAAAAAATAGCGGCTCAGAATTCATGGCTCAATTTCTTATTTCCGGTGGACCCGGCGCGGGCAAATCCACGCTGCTAACGGCCCTGCAAGAGCAGGGCTACACTGGCGTGGAAGAAGCGTCGCGGGTTCTCATTCAGGAGCAGGTAGCCGCGGGCAGTGGCCTTGTGCCCTGGCAAAACTTGGCCGGTTTCGCGGAGCTCGCCTTAACCCGCATGGTAGACCAATACGAGCAGGCCCGGCAGCGCGGCGGGGCCACCTTCTTCGACCGGGGCATTCCCGACATCATTGCCTATTTGGAAGTAGGTGGCATTCCCGTTCCCAAGATCTACCACAACGCGGCCGCGCAATATCGCTACCATCCTGCGGTGCTCATGGCCCCTCCCTGGCCGGCCATCTACGTCAACGACGCCGAGCGCTGGCAAACTTTCGCCGAGGCCGCGCAGCTCTACCAGGCGCTATACCAAACCTACCAGCGCTTAGGCTACCAACTCGTTGAGTTGCCACTAGTACCGGTGATGGACCGGGTGCAGTTTGTGCAATCATGGGTGGCCACCCACCAGAGGCAGGTTCAAAAATCGAGGGATTTGCGGGCGGAATAGGCTTTTTGGCAATTTCGTTTACCTTTGCCGCCAGTAAGGGTAGCTGGTCCGAAACATTTTCGGGCCAACTTTAAAAGGGAATCCGGTGTGAATCCGGGACAGTCTCCGCTGCTGTAACCCCCGCCAAAAACCGGTCGATACGTCGCGCCACTGTTCCGTTAGGGATGGGAAGGCCTTCGACCGGTGGGGGAAGTCAGAAGACCTGCCGCTTGCTACATACAGTCACAGCTTTCGGCAGAAAGGCTCGTTGTACCATGCCCCAGACCTCGCTTTCCCCTGGCCGCGCCGGGGTGTTTCTTTTCTTTTTTCGTGTTGGCGCAATGTAGCGCTGGTGGCACTGCTTGCACTTGGGCCCGTGGCGGGTTTCAGCCAAAGCCCAGCTCCGAAGGTAACTGCGAAACCCGCCGCTAAAGCAGCAGCGCCTGTGCGGAGCCGCACTAGTGTGCAGTACGCTAAGGGCTTCACCCTAAGCTACGTCGGCAATTACAAGGTGCTCACTATCCTGAGCCCGTTCGAGCAGAAAACCACGGCCACCCGCTACCTGCTGCTGCCCCGGGGCACTGCCCGCCCAACCGGTTTTACCGAGGCCCAGGTGATAGAATTGCCCATCCGCACCCTAGTTGGGTTGTCGTCGATGCACGTGGCACTGGCCGATTTTCTGGGCGCCAGTAACATACTGGTGGGTTTGGGCAGCTTTCAGTACGTTTCGGCCCCGAAAGTGCGCCAGCGCATAACCGAGGGCAAGGTGTTGGAGGTCGGTCAGGGCAAACAACTCAACAACGAACTGCTCGTCGCCCAGCACCCCGACCTAGTGATGGTCACCGGCTGGCCTGGCGAAAGTTTGCCGCGCTTTCAAACCCTGGCCGCGGCCAACATCCCGGTTCTAATTAACTCGGAGTGGGTGGAAACCACACCCTTAGGTCGGGCAGAGTGGGTGAAGGTGATGGCGGCCTTGCTCGACAAAGAAGACCTCGTAAATCAGAAATTCAACCAGGTGGTCCGTGATTATCAGCGGCTGGCCGCCAGTACCCGCAACGTTGCTAAGCGGCCTACTGTGGTGGTGGGTATGCCGTTCAAGGACGTGTGGCACGTACCAGATGCAGACAGCTACATGGCTCAGTTCCTGCGCGATGCTGGCACCACTTACCCCTGGGACAAAACTAGAGCGCCGAGCGGCAGCCTGGCCTTATCGTTTGAAACCGTGGCCCCGGTGGCCCTCGCCGCCGACTACTGGCTGCATACGGGCTCCACGAAATCGAAAGCGGAAATAGTGGCCCAGGATGCGCGCTACACTGCTTTTGCGCCGTTCAAGCGCGGGATGGTCTACAACAACAACCGCCGCACCAACGCCGAGGGCTCCAACGATTACTGG
Coding sequences within it:
- the cbiB gene encoding adenosylcobinamide-phosphate synthase CbiB — encoded protein: MEYRFLRLAVPLASGYLLDRLLADPENWPHPVRTYGQLIAAGEQQLNHDSQRFVKGAGLTIGLVGGTFVLFKLLDKVWEQAPPALSIAINSAWVFYGLANTGLVREGRAVFDVLEREGLEAGRRQLARIVGRDTAQLDAQQIRTAVLESLAENLSDGVVAPLFYYALAGVPGLMAYKMVNTLDSMVGYRNPRYELFGKFAARLDDAVNLVPARLTAGLLAALSGSKRGWRFIFKYGHQHKSPNAGYPEAALAGVLDCRFGGPNYYHGQLVPKPYIGNNPRSLAPAEINRVARLNHSVCAVVVAGILGMFWWQYNRR
- a CDS encoding aminotransferase class I/II-fold pyridoxal phosphate-dependent enzyme, with translation MLHGHGDDGYRHSHSIVADFSTNVWYGCEPAGLKEYVFRQWPTVNRYPEVLAESLATQIAAHHDLAPTQVLVSSGTTESIYLVAQTWAGGRSTVLSPAFAEYEDACRQHGHRLQFLAWEELQPDTPLTSELLFVCNPNNPSGSVLELEVLAALLAGNPRTVLVLDEAFIEFTTSVATAVPLLSQFDNLLIMRSLTKAYAIPGLRLGYVLASTALITKLTQHKAPWAVNALAVAAGRFLFENYEQVQLPLPQLLADKAMLSGQLSLNPGLIISPSHTHYFLGATRHGMAAELKRWLLSHHGLLIRDAANFRGLTPAHFRIGTRSPADNQLLVNALQEWSTASFA
- a CDS encoding AAA family ATPase → MAQFLISGGPGAGKSTLLTALQEQGYTGVEEASRVLIQEQVAAGSGLVPWQNLAGFAELALTRMVDQYEQARQRGGATFFDRGIPDIIAYLEVGGIPVPKIYHNAAAQYRYHPAVLMAPPWPAIYVNDAERWQTFAEAAQLYQALYQTYQRLGYQLVELPLVPVMDRVQFVQSWVATHQRQVQKSRDLRAE
- a CDS encoding ABC transporter substrate-binding protein; the protein is MALLALGPVAGFSQSPAPKVTAKPAAKAAAPVRSRTSVQYAKGFTLSYVGNYKVLTILSPFEQKTTATRYLLLPRGTARPTGFTEAQVIELPIRTLVGLSSMHVALADFLGASNILVGLGSFQYVSAPKVRQRITEGKVLEVGQGKQLNNELLVAQHPDLVMVTGWPGESLPRFQTLAAANIPVLINSEWVETTPLGRAEWVKVMAALLDKEDLVNQKFNQVVRDYQRLAASTRNVAKRPTVVVGMPFKDVWHVPDADSYMAQFLRDAGTTYPWDKTRAPSGSLALSFETVAPVALAADYWLHTGSTKSKAEIVAQDARYTAFAPFKRGMVYNNNRRTNAEGSNDYWESGAVRPDLVLADLIKILHPELLPTWQLRYYQQLK
- a CDS encoding cobyrinate a,c-diamide synthase — protein: MSLSTAVAKPQFLIAAPSSGNGKTTLTLGLLRVLARRGLVVQPFKCGPDYLDTHHHTQAAGRPSVNLDLFMASAAHAQATYADYLTPADVALVEGVMGLFDGADRMQGSAAAVAELLGIPVILVVNAKAMAYSVAPLLFGFKNFYPGIRLVGAIFNFVNTASHYHFLREACEDVGVMALGYLPNNLAFTVPSRHLGLSIDTNLQYETILETLADTLPATVDVDQLLAVASTPAPVPGPVLPAVVRQEHRRIAVARDAAFTFTYHQNLLAFSGFGEVTYFSPLTDAQLPAGTDFLYLPGGYPELFAETLSANQSMRASVAAYCAAGGVTYAECGGLMYLGRAIVTAQRESFAMAGVLPGTTSMANAKLTLGYRALEWEDVQIKGHEFHYSQLEDQGLMAAPVEITNAKGVAVPVQVYRHGNVWASYVHLYWGEDAAFITKLLASSQ